The Streptomyces sp. NBC_01317 genomic interval CGATTGAGGACATCAGTAACCCGCGCCCGCGCACCAGGCAGACGCCAAACCAAGCCCGTCCGGCGCTTGAGGACAAGCAGTAAGCGCAACGGACACCGTGGCAGAGGCCACAGTCAAGAACCCGCGCCCACCGGGCCGCAAACACCCCTCAGCGCCACCCCCACCGCCACCTCCGCGGCGTCCACCGGCGCATCGCCCAGCTCGACGCGGCGCACCGCCGCGTCCACCACCCCCTGCACCAGCATCGCGGCGAGCCGTGGCCGCGACTGGCCCAGTTCCGACAGCGCCTCGACGATCATGGCGACCAGGCCCCCGTGCGCCGCGCGGATCTGTTCCCGGGCGCCCGCGTCCAGCTCGCTCGCGGAGATCGCGACGACCGCGCGATGGCGCCGGTCGCCCACCAGCGCGAGCTGCGTTCGTACGTACGCCTCCACCTTCGCCTCCGGCGACCCCGCGCCCGCCATCGCCGCCTCGACCTCCGCCGCCCAGACCGGGAAGTCGACGGTGCACAGCTCCTCGACCACGGCCGCGCGGGAGCGGAAGTACTCGTAGACCGAGGACCGGGCGAGGCCCGTGCGTTCGGCGAGGGCGGGGAAGGTCAGCGCGTCCGTGCCGCCTTCCGACAGGAGGGAGCGTGCGGCGTCCAGCAGGGCGCCTCGCTGCATCGTCCGGTGCTCGGCCACGGAGGCCGCTCGAATCCTGGGCACGGTTCCACTCTACGGATCCCGCGGCACCCGCCCGCCGTCAGCGCCCGACGTCGGCCAGCTTCGCCCGCAGTTGCAGGACGGACTTGGTGTGGATCTGGCTGACCCGGCTCTCGGTGACGCCCAGGACGTTGCCGATCTCGGCGAGCGTGAGCCCCTCGTAGTAGTAGAGCGTGACCACCGTCTTCTCCCGGTCGGGGAGCGTGTTGATCGCGCGGGCGAGCAGCCGCCGCAGCTCGCGCCCCTCGGCGACCTCCACCGGATTGTCGGCGGCGGTGTCCTCCAGGGTGTCCATCAGGCTGAGCCGGTCGCCGCCCTCGCCGCCGACGTGCAGCAGTTCCTCCAGCGCCACCACGTTCGCCAGCGACAACTGGCTGAAAACGGCGTGCAGTTCCTCCAGCGCGATCCCCATCTCGGCGGCGACCTCGCTCTCGGAGGGCGTCCGGCGCAGCTGCGCCTCCAGCGTGGCGTAGGCGCGTTCGACGGCCCTCGCCTTCTGCCGTACGGAGCGGGGGATCCAGTCCAGGGCACGGAGTTCGTCGATCATCGCGCCGCGGATGCGGGTGATCGCGTAGGTCTCGAACTTGATCGACCGCTCGATGTCGAACTTCTCGATCGCGTCGATCAGGCCGAAGACGCCGGAGGAGACGAAGTCGGCCTGCTCGACGTTGGACGGCAGTCCCACGCTCACCCGGCCCGCGACGTACTTCACCAGGGGTGAGTAGTGCAGGATCAACTGCTCCCGCAGCCGGCCGTCGCCCGTGGTCTTGTACGACCGCCACAGCTCGTCGAGAGACGTGGGCGCGGGGGGCCGCACGGCGCCCCGGGCAGCGGGGGGCGCCGCCGCGCGGTCAGACCCGGAGGTGTGCTGGGGCATGCGTTCCCTTGAGCCGTTCTGCTGTGACGTGCGGGGGGACATCTTTCTGGGCCGGAATCCAGGTGAGCGTAGCGTGACTGGGGAGTAGCGGGGCGCGACCGCTGTCGGAACGGGGAGCGGCGCCGCTCACACCTTTTCACCCGAATGCCCCAGGTCAAGTACCGCCTCGCCGCGCCGCGCCCGCCGGTGTCGGGCGCCGGGCCAACTGCCAGCCGTCGCCGTGCCGTTCGACGAAGCCCAGCGAGTGGAGTTCGTAGAGCCTGCCGAGCGCCTCGTCGGCGGTGGTGCCGGCCCCCCGGGCGATCTCCCGTCCGTCGGCGGCCCCCTGGGCGGGCAGCGCCTCCAGCACCCGTGCGCTGGCCGGGTCCAGCAGGTCCCTGGGCACCACGGGCCCGCGCCGCCTCGGTGCGAGGTCGCCGATGTCCCCGACCAGCTCGGCCACTTCGGCCGCGTCCGTGACCAGCACTCCCTCGCCGCGCAGCAGTTCGTGCACGCCCGCCGAGAGTCCGCTGGTGGCGGGCCCTGGCACGCCCATCGTGAACCGGCCGAGCCGCTGCGCGCAGCGCGCGGTGACGAGTGATCCGCTGCGGTACTCCGCCTCCACGACGACGGTTCCCCGGGTGAGCGCGGCGATCACGCGGTTGCGCTGGACGAACCTGCTGCGGGTCGGGTGGGCGCCGGGCGGCAATTCGCCGACGACCAGTCCTTGTTCGGCGATGCGTCCGATCAACTCGGCGTGACCCCGGGGGTAGACGACGTCGACGCCGCAGGCCAGGACCGCGACGGTCGCCCCGCCCGCCGCCAGCGCGCCCCGGTGGGCCGCGCCGTCCACCCCGAACGCGGCGCCGGAGGTGACGACCCAGCCGCGCTCGGCGAGTCCGGAGCCCAGAGAGGCCGCCATATGTGCCCCGTACGGAGTACACGCCCTGGCGCCGACCAGGGCGACGGAGCGCACGGACCAGATCCGCAGATCCGGCCTTCCCCGCACCCAGAGCCCGACCGGTCGCGCGTCGCCCAGGTCGTCGAGCTGGCTGGGCCACTCCTGGTCGCCGGGGCAGACGAAGCGCCCGCCGAGCGCGTGCACGGCCGCCAGGTCCCGCTCGGGCACGGCGGCGGCGGCCCGGTTCCGGTAGCCCGCCAGGCGTGGTTCGCCGACGCCGGTCAGCTCGTCGCGTCCGTCGTCCCCGGAGGTGAGCCTGGCGAGCAGCCCGGCGGCCCCGAACTCCGCCAGCCACCGGCCCCCGTGTTCGTCCCCCGGCTCCAGCACCCGCGTGAGCGCGGCCCGCGCCAGCCGCTCCCCCGGTCCGACCCCACCGCTCACCGCGTCACTCGTCCCCGTCCACCTCGTCATGACAGTCCCCCGTTCGCGACCCCGGCGTCGGCGCGCGCCGACTCCCCGCCGGCTCCGGACCGCGCGCCGCGGGCGATGCCGGTGCGCAGCTCCAGGGCCAGGTCCACGTCCCGGGCGTCCGGGCAGCGGTGTCCGGCGAGGTCCGCGACGGTCCAGGCCACCCGCAGCACCCGGTCCAGGCCTCGCGCCGTGAGCAGACCCCGCTCCAGGTCGCGCTCCGCCGTGTCCAGCGCCCCCGGCGCCACCGGCCAGCGGGTCCGCAGCTCATGCCCCGGCACTTCACTGTTGACCGACCACGGCGTGCCCTCCAGCCGGGCCGCCGACCGCGCCCTGGCCTCCAGGACCCGGGCCGCGACCACCGCCGTGGACTCACCGCGCCCGCCCTGTCCCACCAGGTCGGCGCGGTGGACAGGCTGGACCTCGACCCGCAGGTCCACCCGGTCGAGCAGCGGTCCCGACAACCGCGCCTGGTAGCGCCGGATCGCCGAGGGCGGGCAGTCGCACCCGGCCCCGTGGAGCGTGTGACGCCCGCAGGGGCAGGGGTTGGCCGCCAGGATCATCAGGAACCGGGCGGGCAGCCGTACCACCCCCGCGCTGCGCGCCACCACCACATGCCCCGACTCCAGGGGCTGGCGCAGCGCGTCCAGCGCCCGCCCGGAAAATTCCGGAGCCTCGTCCAAGAAGAGAATTCCGCGGTGTGCGAGCGACACCGCTCCGGGTCGCGGCATCCCGTTGCCGCCGCCCACCAGGGACTGCATCGTCGCCGAGTGGTGCGGCGCGCAATAGGGAGCCGTACGGACGAGCGGTTCGCCGGGTGGCAGCATGCCCGCCACCGAGTGCACCGCCGTGACCTCCAGGGACTCCTGCTTGGTCAGCGGGGGCAGCACGCCGGCCAGCCGTTCCGCGAGCATCGTCTTCCCCGCGCCGGGCGGCCCGTGCAGCAGCAGGTGGTGTCCGCCCGCCGCGGCCACCTCCAGGGCCGTACGGGCAGCGGTCTGGCCCGCCACGTCCGCCAGGTCGGGCCGGTGTCCGTCCCTCTCCCCCAGGCCGGCGGCCAGTCCCGTGCCCACCCCGGCGCCGGGCACCATCAGCCCCGCCAGGAGGGGGTCGGGGCGTCCTTCGCCCGTCTCGGCCGGTTCGTCGGGCACGGGCTCGTCGGTCAGGATCGCGATGAGCTGGCGCAGGGTCCGCACCCCCAGGACCGAGACCCCGGGAACCAGTGAGGCCTCCCCGGCGGTCCGCTCCGGGACGACCACCTGCCGGTATCCGGCCTCGGCCGCCGCGAGCACGGCGGGCAGCACCCCGCGCACCGGCCGGACGCGCCCGTCGAGCCCCAGCTCGCCGATGAGCACCAGATCCGCGATGGCCCGGGGGTCGACGCGCTCCGCCGCCCCGAGGACGGCACACGCGACGGCCAGATCGAATCCCGAACCACTCTTGGGCACGGAGGCCGGGCTCAGCCCGACCGTGAGCTTCTTCTGCGGCCACTCGCCGCCGGAGTTGACCACGGCGGCCCGCACCCGGTCCCGGCTCTCGACCAGACTCTTGTCCGGCAGCCCCACCAGGGTGAACGCCGCCACGCCCGGTTCCAGGTCCGCCTGCACCTCCACCACCACGCCCTCGACGCCCACCAGCGCCACCGAGCACGCCCGCGCGAACCCCATCAGGCCACCCCCCGCGCGTGCTCGACCACGGCCGCGCCCCGCCGGGGCAGGACCACCCCGATCAGGTCGATGCGGACCCCGCCCGGCGGCGGACCGCCGCACCGCTCCAGCCAGCAGGCCGCCAGCCGTCTCAGCCGGTCCGCCTTGACCGGGGTGACGGCGGCCATGGGATGTTCGAAGGAATCCGCCCTGCGGGTCTTCACCTCGCAGACGACCAGCACCTCACCGCCCCCGGCGTCCTCGTCCCGGGCCACGATGTCGATCTCGCCCGTCCTGCCGCACCGCCAGTTCCTCGCCAGCACGGTCATCCCGGCCGCGGCCAGCCGCCGCACCGCCAGGTCCTCGCCGTAGCGTCCCAACGCCCCCGTCGCGTTCATATCGGCACCACCTCCGGCACCGACTCTCCCGCGCCCGCCGAAAACAAGTGGATCTTGGTGGACAACCAGGGCGTTGTGGAAAACTCGCTCACTCGTGCGAGTGAAGCCACCCCGGGAAACCCCGTGCCGCCGGACACCGGCACGCCCCGGGGGCACACGAAAACGCCCCGGGGCGGCAACCCCGGGGCATCTCCGTCCGCGCTGTCATGCTCTTCAGCCTCCGGGCAGTTCGAGATCGCTCTTGTTGAGCTCCTCGATGTTCACGTCCTTGAACGTGAGCACCCGTACCTGCTTGACGAAACGGGCGGGCCTGTACATGTC includes:
- a CDS encoding YifB family Mg chelatase-like AAA ATPase, with product MGFARACSVALVGVEGVVVEVQADLEPGVAAFTLVGLPDKSLVESRDRVRAAVVNSGGEWPQKKLTVGLSPASVPKSGSGFDLAVACAVLGAAERVDPRAIADLVLIGELGLDGRVRPVRGVLPAVLAAAEAGYRQVVVPERTAGEASLVPGVSVLGVRTLRQLIAILTDEPVPDEPAETGEGRPDPLLAGLMVPGAGVGTGLAAGLGERDGHRPDLADVAGQTAARTALEVAAAGGHHLLLHGPPGAGKTMLAERLAGVLPPLTKQESLEVTAVHSVAGMLPPGEPLVRTAPYCAPHHSATMQSLVGGGNGMPRPGAVSLAHRGILFLDEAPEFSGRALDALRQPLESGHVVVARSAGVVRLPARFLMILAANPCPCGRHTLHGAGCDCPPSAIRRYQARLSGPLLDRVDLRVEVQPVHRADLVGQGGRGESTAVVAARVLEARARSAARLEGTPWSVNSEVPGHELRTRWPVAPGALDTAERDLERGLLTARGLDRVLRVAWTVADLAGHRCPDARDVDLALELRTGIARGARSGAGGESARADAGVANGGLS
- a CDS encoding YraN family protein, with the protein product MNATGALGRYGEDLAVRRLAAAGMTVLARNWRCGRTGEIDIVARDEDAGGGEVLVVCEVKTRRADSFEHPMAAVTPVKADRLRRLAACWLERCGGPPPGGVRIDLIGVVLPRRGAAVVEHARGVA
- the whiG gene encoding RNA polymerase sigma factor WhiG: MPQHTSGSDRAAAPPAARGAVRPPAPTSLDELWRSYKTTGDGRLREQLILHYSPLVKYVAGRVSVGLPSNVEQADFVSSGVFGLIDAIEKFDIERSIKFETYAITRIRGAMIDELRALDWIPRSVRQKARAVERAYATLEAQLRRTPSESEVAAEMGIALEELHAVFSQLSLANVVALEELLHVGGEGGDRLSLMDTLEDTAADNPVEVAEGRELRRLLARAINTLPDREKTVVTLYYYEGLTLAEIGNVLGVTESRVSQIHTKSVLQLRAKLADVGR
- a CDS encoding TetR/AcrR family transcriptional regulator, with protein sequence MAEHRTMQRGALLDAARSLLSEGGTDALTFPALAERTGLARSSVYEYFRSRAAVVEELCTVDFPVWAAEVEAAMAGAGSPEAKVEAYVRTQLALVGDRRHRAVVAISASELDAGAREQIRAAHGGLVAMIVEALSELGQSRPRLAAMLVQGVVDAAVRRVELGDAPVDAAEVAVGVALRGVCGPVGAGS
- the dprA gene encoding DNA-processing protein DprA; amino-acid sequence: MTRWTGTSDAVSGGVGPGERLARAALTRVLEPGDEHGGRWLAEFGAAGLLARLTSGDDGRDELTGVGEPRLAGYRNRAAAAVPERDLAAVHALGGRFVCPGDQEWPSQLDDLGDARPVGLWVRGRPDLRIWSVRSVALVGARACTPYGAHMAASLGSGLAERGWVVTSGAAFGVDGAAHRGALAAGGATVAVLACGVDVVYPRGHAELIGRIAEQGLVVGELPPGAHPTRSRFVQRNRVIAALTRGTVVVEAEYRSGSLVTARCAQRLGRFTMGVPGPATSGLSAGVHELLRGEGVLVTDAAEVAELVGDIGDLAPRRRGPVVPRDLLDPASARVLEALPAQGAADGREIARGAGTTADEALGRLYELHSLGFVERHGDGWQLARRPTPAGAARRGGT